Proteins encoded by one window of Chondromyces crocatus:
- a CDS encoding thymidine phosphorylase, which produces METLVELIARKRDGGRLKEEQIARLIRAYVDGDLADYQMSAWLMSVFLRGMEEDEIVALTRAMLHSGDVIDLSSVPGIKVDKHSTGGVGDKVSICLAPLVAACGVPVPMVSGRGLGHSGGTLDKLEAIAGFDVRLDVEAFTRTVREVGTCMIGQTDRIAPADRRMYALRDVTATVESIPLIVASILSKKLAEGIDALVLDVKVGRGAFMKTEADARALAKALVRVGTLAGKRVTALLTDMNAPLGHTVGNALETREAIEVLHGRGPRDLVACTLALGEEMLVAGGVAPTAAEARPHLERAITSGAAAEVLRRMIEAQRGDPKVVDHPDRLPEAPEKLEITAEQDGYVVAIDPLEIGLSAVALGAGRTRADQKVDPAVGLTLLAPMGTRVTRGQPLCHIHARRRTDGEGIQERVKAAFQLGPSPAPDSPLVIDRIDA; this is translated from the coding sequence ACTACCAGATGAGCGCGTGGCTCATGTCGGTCTTCCTGCGCGGTATGGAGGAGGACGAAATCGTGGCGCTCACCCGGGCGATGCTCCACTCGGGTGATGTCATCGATCTGTCGAGCGTCCCCGGGATCAAAGTCGACAAGCACTCGACCGGGGGGGTCGGCGACAAGGTGTCGATCTGCCTCGCTCCTCTCGTGGCGGCGTGCGGTGTTCCGGTGCCCATGGTGTCCGGGCGGGGCCTCGGCCATAGCGGCGGTACGCTCGACAAGCTGGAGGCCATCGCTGGCTTCGATGTGCGACTCGACGTCGAGGCTTTCACACGCACGGTCCGTGAGGTGGGGACGTGCATGATCGGTCAGACCGATCGCATCGCACCTGCCGATCGCAGGATGTACGCGCTCCGAGATGTGACGGCCACGGTGGAGTCGATCCCTCTCATCGTGGCGAGCATTCTCTCGAAGAAGCTAGCCGAGGGGATCGATGCGCTGGTCCTCGATGTGAAGGTCGGGCGTGGTGCATTCATGAAGACGGAAGCCGATGCGCGGGCGCTCGCGAAGGCACTGGTGCGGGTGGGGACGCTGGCTGGAAAGCGGGTCACGGCGCTGCTCACCGACATGAACGCGCCACTCGGCCACACCGTCGGCAACGCGCTGGAGACGCGAGAGGCCATCGAGGTGCTGCATGGTCGAGGCCCCAGAGACCTCGTCGCGTGCACGCTGGCCCTCGGAGAGGAGATGCTGGTCGCCGGCGGCGTGGCGCCGACCGCCGCCGAGGCTCGCCCGCACCTCGAGCGCGCGATCACCAGTGGCGCCGCGGCCGAGGTGCTGCGCCGCATGATCGAAGCGCAGCGCGGGGATCCGAAGGTGGTCGACCACCCGGACCGCCTCCCCGAGGCGCCCGAGAAGCTCGAGATCACGGCCGAGCAGGATGGGTACGTGGTGGCCATCGATCCGCTCGAGATCGGGCTCTCCGCCGTTGCGCTGGGTGCCGGTCGCACGCGTGCCGATCAGAAGGTGGATCCAGCGGTGGGCCTCACGCTGCTCGCGCCGATGGGAACTCGCGTCACGCGCGGGCAGCCGCTCTGCCACATCCATGCCCGTCGCCGGACGGACGGAGAGGGAATCCAGGAGCGGGTCAAGGCGGCGTTCCAGCTCGGCCCCTCCCCTGCCCCGGATTCTCCTCTGGTCATCGACCGGATCGACGCCTAA